From a region of the Streptomyces caniferus genome:
- a CDS encoding MurR/RpiR family transcriptional regulator, translating to MSGDGDNGSGAGGAAAGGEPKNMGGANEVVAGGAGAHAEGASGAGAGGRGAQGDGVRGGGAQAGVDAVVTADTGTAARLQKLFEGHRLTPTQRRIAHCMVRRAADAPFLSSVELAELAGVSQPSVTRFAVALGFDGYPALRRHLREVAPTDKPGDTGSSNEYQQAVQAEIDNLRRLAAAFADPSPVIEAGRLLAASRPLPVLGLRAATAQAAGFSYFARKVHPDVRLLDEGGTMLTDRIDAAVRAGAGALLCFALPRHPREVVDALDYARTAGLTVVTVADSAFAPVAHHTDLLLPAPVGTGLAFDTACAPMLLGRVLLEAMCDALPDAQARLEEFDAGAAARGLFVE from the coding sequence ATGAGCGGGGACGGGGACAACGGCAGCGGCGCCGGCGGCGCGGCGGCCGGCGGCGAGCCGAAGAACATGGGCGGCGCGAACGAGGTGGTCGCGGGCGGCGCGGGTGCGCATGCCGAGGGCGCGAGCGGCGCGGGCGCGGGCGGCCGGGGCGCGCAGGGTGACGGTGTGCGGGGCGGTGGCGCGCAGGCCGGGGTGGACGCCGTGGTCACTGCGGACACCGGTACGGCGGCCCGCCTCCAGAAGCTCTTCGAGGGGCACCGGCTGACCCCCACCCAGCGCCGGATCGCCCACTGCATGGTGCGCCGGGCCGCCGATGCGCCCTTCCTCTCCAGCGTCGAACTGGCCGAACTGGCCGGAGTCAGCCAGCCGTCCGTCACCCGCTTCGCCGTCGCCCTCGGCTTCGACGGCTACCCGGCGCTGCGCCGGCATCTGCGCGAGGTCGCCCCCACGGACAAGCCCGGCGACACGGGCTCCTCCAACGAGTACCAGCAGGCCGTCCAGGCGGAGATCGACAACCTCCGCCGGCTCGCCGCCGCCTTCGCCGACCCGTCGCCGGTGATCGAGGCCGGCCGTCTCCTCGCCGCCTCCCGGCCGCTCCCCGTCCTCGGGCTGCGCGCCGCCACCGCCCAGGCCGCCGGCTTCAGCTACTTCGCCCGCAAGGTCCACCCCGACGTCCGCCTCCTGGACGAGGGCGGCACCATGCTCACCGACCGCATCGACGCCGCCGTCCGGGCCGGCGCGGGCGCGCTGCTCTGCTTCGCCCTGCCCCGCCACCCGCGCGAGGTCGTCGACGCCCTGGACTACGCCCGTACGGCCGGCCTGACCGTCGTCACCGTCGCCGACAGCGCCTTCGCACCCGTCGCCCACCACACCGACCTGCTCCTTCCGGCCCCCGTCGGCACCGGCCTGGCCTTCGACACGGCCTGCGCCCCCATGCTGCTGGGCCGCGTCCTGCTGGAGGCGATGTGCGATGCGCTCCCGGACGCCCAGGCCCGCCTGGAGGAATTCGACGCGGGGGCGGCGGCGCGGGGGTTGTTCGTGGAGTAG
- a CDS encoding aromatic amino acid ammonia-lyase: protein MLDTGPRIGRRITLDGTGLHSADVAALAERTAHPTAPDPKAFARAEESWETARRLAATGRVYGRSTGVGANRTEDVAAADADHGLRLLRSHAGAIGDPLPGREVRAMLAVRANQLLAGGAGLNPAVITSLLTALDAGAHPVVNEHGAVGTGDLAALAQTGLALAGEHPWHCASGGRAPAPIALDSNDALALISSNALTLGQSALALDELRRLLAAALPIAALSLLAVGGSYEPFAEQVMLARPHPGSAAAATRLRSLSGVPPRPAQPLGRIQDPYGFRCIPQIHGPALDAADTLDGVLTVEVNAAAENPLISIEDQAAYHHGNFYAAHAALALDAFRLAVLQTAQLSTARLAALSEPDFTRLRPFLGDPAPASSGVMILEYAAGAALGEMRAVSQPASLGHTVLSRGVEEQASFASLGARQTLRACTYYRQVLACELVAAVRALRMRSLEPDPDIPLAAVYAHAADALDPRMEDRPLTDDVAVAAGLLDGLGKW from the coding sequence ATGCTGGACACTGGGCCCCGTATCGGCCGGCGCATCACGCTCGACGGCACCGGCCTGCACAGCGCCGATGTCGCCGCCCTCGCGGAGCGCACCGCGCACCCGACGGCGCCCGACCCCAAGGCCTTCGCCCGCGCCGAGGAATCCTGGGAGACCGCACGCCGCCTGGCCGCCACCGGCCGGGTCTACGGGCGCAGCACGGGCGTCGGCGCCAACCGCACGGAGGACGTCGCGGCCGCGGACGCCGACCACGGCCTGCGACTGCTGCGCAGTCACGCCGGTGCGATCGGCGACCCGCTGCCCGGCCGCGAGGTCCGCGCCATGCTCGCGGTCCGCGCCAACCAGCTGCTCGCGGGCGGCGCGGGCCTGAACCCCGCCGTCATCACCTCCCTGCTCACCGCCCTGGACGCCGGCGCGCACCCCGTCGTCAACGAGCACGGCGCCGTCGGCACCGGCGACCTGGCCGCGCTCGCCCAGACCGGACTCGCGCTGGCCGGCGAACACCCCTGGCACTGTGCGTCCGGCGGCCGGGCCCCCGCCCCGATCGCCCTCGACAGCAACGACGCCCTCGCCCTGATCAGCAGCAACGCCCTCACCCTCGGGCAGTCCGCGCTCGCCCTCGACGAACTGCGCCGCCTGCTGGCCGCCGCCCTCCCCATCGCCGCACTCTCCCTGCTCGCGGTCGGCGGCTCGTACGAGCCCTTCGCCGAGCAGGTCATGCTCGCCCGCCCGCACCCCGGCTCCGCGGCCGCCGCCACCCGGCTGCGCTCCCTCTCCGGCGTCCCGCCCCGCCCGGCCCAGCCCCTCGGCCGCATCCAGGACCCCTACGGCTTCCGCTGCATCCCGCAGATCCACGGCCCGGCACTGGACGCCGCCGACACCCTGGACGGGGTCCTGACGGTCGAGGTGAACGCGGCCGCCGAGAACCCCCTGATCAGCATCGAGGACCAGGCCGCCTACCACCACGGCAACTTCTACGCCGCCCATGCCGCGCTCGCCCTGGACGCCTTCCGGCTGGCCGTGCTGCAGACCGCGCAGCTGTCCACCGCCCGGCTCGCCGCGCTCTCCGAGCCCGACTTCACCCGGCTGCGGCCGTTCCTGGGCGACCCGGCGCCCGCCAGCTCGGGCGTGATGATCCTCGAATACGCGGCGGGCGCGGCGCTCGGCGAGATGCGCGCGGTCTCCCAGCCGGCCTCGCTCGGCCACACCGTGCTCTCCCGGGGCGTCGAGGAACAGGCCAGCTTCGCCTCCCTCGGCGCCCGCCAGACGCTGCGCGCCTGCACCTACTACCGCCAGGTACTCGCCTGCGAACTGGTCGCCGCCGTACGGGCCCTGCGGATGCGCTCCCTGGAACCCGACCCGGACATTCCGCTCGCCGCGGTCTACGCCCACGCCGCCGACGCCCTCGACCCGCGGATGGAGGACCGCCCGCTGACCGACGACGTGGCGGTGGCGGCGGGGCTGCTGGACGGGCTGGGGAAGTGGTGA